In Puntigrus tetrazona isolate hp1 chromosome 7, ASM1883169v1, whole genome shotgun sequence, the following are encoded in one genomic region:
- the mfge8a gene encoding milk fat globule EGF and factor V/VIII domain containing a, with the protein MKTGVPTRSWPVVFVSLVICSICTVNGDYCKVNLCHNGGTCVTGIGEEPFFCICAEGFAGDTCNATENGPCSPNPCKNDGTCEVISNSRRGDVFNEYVCKCQPGFEGAHCHINVNDCAIQPCKNGGLCRDLDGDYTCHCPSPYVGKQCHLRCTSLLGMEEGGIVESQISASSVHSGILGLQHWGPELARLNNQGLVNAWSSAPQDKNPWIEVNMQKKMRLTGIITQGASRMGTAEFVKAFKVASSFDGKSYRAYRAEGQRRDKVFVGNTDNDGTKTNMFDPPIVAQYVRIIPVVCRKACTLRMELVGCELNVHSSTIGCTDPLGMKSRLISDVQLTASSSFRTWGIDAFTWYPFYARLDKQGKTNAWAAANNNRSEWLQLDLEKPKRVTGIITQGAKDFGVVQFVSAFKIAYSDDGLSWSIVKDQITRTEKIFQGNIDNNAHKKNLFEPPFFARFVRFLPWEWHERITVRMELLGCDD; encoded by the exons ATGAAGACCGGGGTGCCCACTCGGTCCTGGCCAGTAGTTTTTGTCAGTTTAGTCATTTGCAGCATTTGTACCGTGAACG GAGATTACTGCAAGGTGAACCTGTGTCATAATGGAGGGACGTGTGTGACCGGCATCGGAGAAGAACCCTTCTTCTGCATCTGTGCCGAAGGATTTGCTGGAGATACGTGCAATGCCACTGAGAATG GTCCTTGTAGTCCAAACCCATGTAAAAACGATGGTACGTGTGAGGTGATCTCTAACTCCAGAAGAGGAGACGTTTTTAATGAGTATGTGTGCAAATGCCAACCTGGGTTCGAAGGTGCTCACTGCCATATCA ATGTGAATGACTGTGCAATCCAGCCTTGTAAGAATGGAGGCCTGTGTCGTGATCTGGACGGGGACTACACCTGCCACTGCCCTTCTCCATATGTTGGGAAGCAATGCCATCTAC GTTGTACATCTCTGTTGGGGATGGAGGAAGGTGGAATCGTAGAGTCCCAGATCTCGGCTTCCTCTGTACACTCTGGCATTTTAGGGCTGCAGCACTGGGGACCCGAGCTCGCACGCCTCAACAATCAGGGCCTTGTCAATGCCTGGAGCTCCGCACCCCAAGACAAGAACCCCTGGATTGAG GTTAACATGCAGAAGAAGATGCGCCTCACTGGAATCATAACGCAAGGAGCCAGCCGCATGGGGACAGCTGAGTTTGTTAAGGCTTTCAAGGTTGCATCCAGCTTTGATGGAAAATCATACAGAGCGTACAGAGCTGAGGGCCAGAGAAGAGACAAG GTGTTTGTGGGAAATACAGATAACGATGGAACTAAGACAAACATGTTTGACCCTCCCATTGTGGCCCAGTACGTTCGAATCATTCCTGTTGTGTGCCGTAAAGCATGTACTCTCCGGATGGAACTTGTGGGCTGTGAACTTAATG TGCACTCCAGCACAATTGGTTGCACCGATCCGCTGGGCATGAAATCCCGTCTCATCTCTGATGTGCAGCTGACAGCATCTAGCAGCTTCCGCACCTGGGGTATTGATGCCTTCACCTGGTATCCCTTTTATGCTCGCCTGGACAAACAAGGCAAGACTAACGCTTGGGCTGCAGCGAACAACAACCGCTCAGAGTGGCTCCAG cTGGATTTGGAGAAACCTAAAAGAGTTACAGGCATCATCACTCAGGGAGCAAAAGACTTCGGAGTAGTGCAGTTTGTTTCAGCCTTTAAGATCGCTTATAGTGATGACGGACTATCTTGGAGCATCGTGAAGGATCAAATAACAAGAACAGAGAAG ATTTTCCAAGGCAACATAGACAACAACGCACACAAAAAGAATTTGTTTGAGCCTCCGTTCTTTGCTCGATTTGTGCGGTTCCTGCCCTGGGAGTGGCATGAGCGCATAACTGTACGTATGGAGCTGCTGGGCTGTGATGATTAG
- the cpt1aa gene encoding carnitine palmitoyltransferase 1Aa (liver) isoform X2: MAEAHQAVAFQFTVGPDGIDLQLSHEALRQVYLSGLHSWKKKFIRFKNGILNGVYPGSAPGFMVVLAGYLGRAHYLKVDPSLGMFVKLGRHVPVSRYMSTQKQMLVGGVMVGTGLWIAVIFSMRTVLKGLLSWHGWMFAPHGKMTWQIRLWLVLVKIFSGMQTPMLNSFQNSLPHLPVPSVKDTMRRYLESVQPLLSDEEHQRMQSLALDFEKNLGPKLQWYLKLKSWWATNYVSDWWEEYIYLRGRGPIMVNSNYYVMDFLYAFPTHLQSARAGNVIHAIMLYRRKLDRAQIKPLMLQNTIPMCSSQYERMFNTSRIPGIETDTVQHMSDSRHIVVYHRGRYFKVWMFYDGRLLLPREIEQQMERILADTSEPQPGEETLAALTAGDRVPWACARNAYLRHGKNKKSLDAVEKAAFFVTLDDTEQRYDPANPVETLDRYAKSLLHGKCYDRWFDKSINLIVFKNGTMGLNAEHSWADAPIVGHLWEQVLSMDPVKLGYTADGHCKGEPHPNLPGPQRLQWSIPTECQTMIANSLSVAVALADDVDSHIIPFSDFGKGLIKKCKISPDAFIQLALQLAHYRDKGKFCLTYEASMTRLYREGRTETVRSCTMESCAFVRAMISNKTREEKLRLLTQAAEKHQQMYRLAMTSQGIDRHLFCLYVVSKYLGQDSPFLQEVLSEPWRLSTSQTPFQQAELFDLVNHPEYVTTGGGFGPVADDGYGVAYVIVGEKLVNFHISSKHSSPETDSHRFGNNIRQAMLDMLNLFQLDTKNLK; encoded by the exons ATGGCAGAAGCTCATCAGGCTGTGGCCTTCCAGTTCACTGTTGGCCCAGATGGCATTGACCTTCAGCTCAGTCATGAGGCCCTTCGTCAAGTCTACCTCTCTGGACTTCACTCCTGGAAGAAGAAATTCATCCGCTTTAAG AATGGGATTTTGAATGGCGTTTACCCAGGGAGTGCACCAGGGTTCATGGTGGTGTTGGCAGGGTATTTGGGAAGAGCTCATTATTTAAAAGTGGACCCTTCGTTAGGCATGTTCGTCAAACTTGGCAGACATGTCCCAGTCAG CAGGTACATGTCAACACAAAAGCAGATGTTAGTTGGGGGTGTCATGGTGGGCACAGGTCTGTGGATTGCCGTCATATTCAGCATGAGAACTGTTCTGAAAGGTTTGCTTTCCTGGCACGGCTGGATGTTTGCTCCCCATGGCAAAATGACCTGGCAAATTCGACTATGGCTG GTGCTAGTGAAGATTTTTTCTGGCATGCAAACACCGATGCTGAACAGTTTTCAGAACTCTCTCCCTCATTTACCTGTGCCATCTGTGAAGGACACCATGAGAAGA TATCTTGAGTCAGTTCAACCACTGCTGAGCGATGAGGAACACCAACGAATGCAGAGTCTTGCACTCGATTTTGAGAAGAACCTTGGACCCAAACTTCAGTGGTACCTCAAGCTGAAGTCTTGGTGGGCCACCAATTAT GTCAGTGACTGGTGGGAAGAGTATATCTACTTGAGAGGTCGTGGGCCAATCATGGTTAACAGCAACTATTATGTTATG GACTTTCTTTATGCATTTCCCACACATCTGCAATCAGCAAGAGCCGGCAACGTCATTCATGCAATCATGCTTTACAGGAGGAAGCTGGACCGGGCTCAAATCAAACCG CTTATGCTTCAAAACACCATCCCTATGTGCTCGTCCCAATATGAGCGCATGTTCAACACCAGTCGCATCCCAGGCATAGAAACAG ACACAGTTCAGCACATGTCTGACAGCAGGCATATTGTGGTGTATCACAGAGGCCGTTACTTTAAAGTATGGATGTTTTATGATGGGCGGTTATTGTTGCCACGGGAGATAGAGCAACAGATGGAAAGGATTCTGGCTGACACCTCAGAGCCGCAGCCTGGAGAGGAAACCCTGGCCGCCCTCACCGCAGGGGACAG AGTGCCTTGGGCATGCGCCCGTAATGCCTACCTCAGACACGGCAAGAACAAGAAGTCTCTGGATGCCGTGGAGAAGGCAGCTTTCTTTGTTACACTGGATGACACAGAGCAGCGCTATGATCCAGCAAATCCTGTGGAGACCCTGGACCGTTATGCTAAATCACTTCTCCACGGGAAGTGTTATGACAG GTGGTTTGATAAGTCCATAAACTTAATTGTCTTCAAGAATGGAACCATGGGCCTTAATGCAGAACACAGCTGGGCTGATGCTCCAATCGTTGGCCACCTCTGGGAg CAAGTGCTCTCGATGGACCCTGTTAAGCTGGGCTACACGGCAGATGGCCACTGTAAAGGAGAACCTCACCCTAATCTTCCCGGACCTCAAAGACTCCAGTGGAGCATCCCAACTGAG TGCCAAACTATGATCGCTAACTCTCTGTCTGTGGCCGTGGCTTTGGCTGATGATGTGGACTCGCACATCATCCCCTTCAGTGACTTTGGGAAAGGCCTCATCAAGAAGTGCAAGATCAGTCCTGATGCCTTCATCCAGCTTGCACTGCAGCTGGCCCATTATAGG GACAAAGGAAAATTCTGCTTGACGTATGAGGCATCTATGACACGTTTATACAGAGAAGGCCGTACAGAAACTGTGCGCTCTTGCACCATGGAATCCTGTGCTTTTGTCCGTGCCATGATCAGCAACAAAACG AGAGAAGAGAAGCTTCGTTTACTAACCCAGGCCGCTGAGAAACACCAGCAGATGTATAGACTGGCCATGACTAGTCAGGGCATTGACCGCCATCTCTTTTGCCTCTACGTAGTGTCTAAGTACCTTGGACAGGACTCCCCATTCCTCCAGGAG GTGCTGTCAGAGCCTTGGAGACTCTCCACTAGTCAGACTCCTTTTCAGCAGGCGGAGCTGTTTGATCTGGTGAATCACCCAGAGTATGTGACCACCGGAGGAGGCTTTGGACCG GTGGCAGATGACGGTTATGGTGTGGCCTATGTGATTGTTGGCGAAAAACTCGTCAATTTCCACATCTCTTCCAAGCATTCCAGTCCAGAGACG GACTCTCATCGCTTTGGAAATAATATCAGGCAAGCAATGCTTGATATGCTGAATCTGTTTCAGCTTGACACAAAGAACCTGAAGTAA
- the cpt1aa gene encoding carnitine palmitoyltransferase 1Aa (liver) isoform X1, which translates to MAEAHQAVAFQFTVGPDGIDLQLSHEALRQVYLSGLHSWKKKFIRFKNGILNGVYPGSAPGFMVVLAGYLGRAHYLKVDPSLGMFVKLGRHVPVSRYMSTQKQMLVGGVMVGTGLWIAVIFSMRTVLKGLLSWHGWMFAPHGKMTWQIRLWLVLVKIFSGMQTPMLNSFQNSLPHLPVPSVKDTMRRYLESVQPLLSDEEHQRMQSLALDFEKNLGPKLQWYLKLKSWWATNYVSDWWEEYIYLRGRGPIMVNSNYYVMDFLYAFPTHLQSARAGNVIHAIMLYRRKLDRAQIKPLFALMNSVPLCSAQWERLFNTCRVPGQETDTVQHMSDSRHIVVYHRGRYFKVWMFYDGRLLLPREIEQQMERILADTSEPQPGEETLAALTAGDRVPWACARNAYLRHGKNKKSLDAVEKAAFFVTLDDTEQRYDPANPVETLDRYAKSLLHGKCYDRWFDKSINLIVFKNGTMGLNAEHSWADAPIVGHLWEQVLSMDPVKLGYTADGHCKGEPHPNLPGPQRLQWSIPTECQTMIANSLSVAVALADDVDSHIIPFSDFGKGLIKKCKISPDAFIQLALQLAHYRDKGKFCLTYEASMTRLYREGRTETVRSCTMESCAFVRAMISNKTREEKLRLLTQAAEKHQQMYRLAMTSQGIDRHLFCLYVVSKYLGQDSPFLQEVLSEPWRLSTSQTPFQQAELFDLVNHPEYVTTGGGFGPVADDGYGVAYVIVGEKLVNFHISSKHSSPETDSHRFGNNIRQAMLDMLNLFQLDTKNLK; encoded by the exons ATGGCAGAAGCTCATCAGGCTGTGGCCTTCCAGTTCACTGTTGGCCCAGATGGCATTGACCTTCAGCTCAGTCATGAGGCCCTTCGTCAAGTCTACCTCTCTGGACTTCACTCCTGGAAGAAGAAATTCATCCGCTTTAAG AATGGGATTTTGAATGGCGTTTACCCAGGGAGTGCACCAGGGTTCATGGTGGTGTTGGCAGGGTATTTGGGAAGAGCTCATTATTTAAAAGTGGACCCTTCGTTAGGCATGTTCGTCAAACTTGGCAGACATGTCCCAGTCAG CAGGTACATGTCAACACAAAAGCAGATGTTAGTTGGGGGTGTCATGGTGGGCACAGGTCTGTGGATTGCCGTCATATTCAGCATGAGAACTGTTCTGAAAGGTTTGCTTTCCTGGCACGGCTGGATGTTTGCTCCCCATGGCAAAATGACCTGGCAAATTCGACTATGGCTG GTGCTAGTGAAGATTTTTTCTGGCATGCAAACACCGATGCTGAACAGTTTTCAGAACTCTCTCCCTCATTTACCTGTGCCATCTGTGAAGGACACCATGAGAAGA TATCTTGAGTCAGTTCAACCACTGCTGAGCGATGAGGAACACCAACGAATGCAGAGTCTTGCACTCGATTTTGAGAAGAACCTTGGACCCAAACTTCAGTGGTACCTCAAGCTGAAGTCTTGGTGGGCCACCAATTAT GTCAGTGACTGGTGGGAAGAGTATATCTACTTGAGAGGTCGTGGGCCAATCATGGTTAACAGCAACTATTATGTTATG GACTTTCTTTATGCATTTCCCACACATCTGCAATCAGCAAGAGCCGGCAACGTCATTCATGCAATCATGCTTTACAGGAGGAAGCTGGACCGGGCTCAAATCAAACCG CTTTTTGCGCTAATGAACAGCGTTCCACTCTGTTCTGCCCAGTGGGAGCGGCTATTTAATACATGCCGCGTCCCAGGCCAGGAGACGG ACACAGTTCAGCACATGTCTGACAGCAGGCATATTGTGGTGTATCACAGAGGCCGTTACTTTAAAGTATGGATGTTTTATGATGGGCGGTTATTGTTGCCACGGGAGATAGAGCAACAGATGGAAAGGATTCTGGCTGACACCTCAGAGCCGCAGCCTGGAGAGGAAACCCTGGCCGCCCTCACCGCAGGGGACAG AGTGCCTTGGGCATGCGCCCGTAATGCCTACCTCAGACACGGCAAGAACAAGAAGTCTCTGGATGCCGTGGAGAAGGCAGCTTTCTTTGTTACACTGGATGACACAGAGCAGCGCTATGATCCAGCAAATCCTGTGGAGACCCTGGACCGTTATGCTAAATCACTTCTCCACGGGAAGTGTTATGACAG GTGGTTTGATAAGTCCATAAACTTAATTGTCTTCAAGAATGGAACCATGGGCCTTAATGCAGAACACAGCTGGGCTGATGCTCCAATCGTTGGCCACCTCTGGGAg CAAGTGCTCTCGATGGACCCTGTTAAGCTGGGCTACACGGCAGATGGCCACTGTAAAGGAGAACCTCACCCTAATCTTCCCGGACCTCAAAGACTCCAGTGGAGCATCCCAACTGAG TGCCAAACTATGATCGCTAACTCTCTGTCTGTGGCCGTGGCTTTGGCTGATGATGTGGACTCGCACATCATCCCCTTCAGTGACTTTGGGAAAGGCCTCATCAAGAAGTGCAAGATCAGTCCTGATGCCTTCATCCAGCTTGCACTGCAGCTGGCCCATTATAGG GACAAAGGAAAATTCTGCTTGACGTATGAGGCATCTATGACACGTTTATACAGAGAAGGCCGTACAGAAACTGTGCGCTCTTGCACCATGGAATCCTGTGCTTTTGTCCGTGCCATGATCAGCAACAAAACG AGAGAAGAGAAGCTTCGTTTACTAACCCAGGCCGCTGAGAAACACCAGCAGATGTATAGACTGGCCATGACTAGTCAGGGCATTGACCGCCATCTCTTTTGCCTCTACGTAGTGTCTAAGTACCTTGGACAGGACTCCCCATTCCTCCAGGAG GTGCTGTCAGAGCCTTGGAGACTCTCCACTAGTCAGACTCCTTTTCAGCAGGCGGAGCTGTTTGATCTGGTGAATCACCCAGAGTATGTGACCACCGGAGGAGGCTTTGGACCG GTGGCAGATGACGGTTATGGTGTGGCCTATGTGATTGTTGGCGAAAAACTCGTCAATTTCCACATCTCTTCCAAGCATTCCAGTCCAGAGACG GACTCTCATCGCTTTGGAAATAATATCAGGCAAGCAATGCTTGATATGCTGAATCTGTTTCAGCTTGACACAAAGAACCTGAAGTAA
- the igf2a gene encoding insulin-like growth factor 2a, whose amino-acid sequence MDDYHLFCASCRKTGKKQTTMRSLILFILSLFMVASPVRTGETLCGGELVDTLQFVCGEDGFYISRPNRSNSRRPQRGIVEECCFRSCELRLLQQYCAKPVKSERDVSSSLLQAFPVSQALHKDIPGGPLGVKYSKYEVWQRKAAQRLRRGVPSILLARKFRRQVEKIQGEEQASFHRPLMTLPSRYPAILPHVQISTSHK is encoded by the exons ATGGATGATTACCATCTATTCTGTGCGTCGTGCCGAAAAAcggggaaaaaacaaacaacg ATGCGCTCGCTGATACTCTTCATTCTGTCGTTGTTCATGGTCGCATCCCCCGTAAGGACAGGGGAGACCCTTTGCGGTGGAGAACTAGTGGATACTCTTCAGTTCGTGTGCGGAGAAGATGGGTTTTATATCA GCAGGCCGAACAGATCAAACAGCCGCCGTCCTCAGAGAGGAATCGTGGAAGAATGCTGCTTTCGGAGCTGCGAGCTGCGTCTGCTGCAGCAGTACTGCGCGAAGCCTGTGAAGTCCGAGCGAGATGTTTCCTCCAGCTTGCTGCAGGCCTTCCCGGTATCGCAGGCTCTTCACAAG GACATCCCAGGAGGACCTCTTGGTGTGAAGTATTCCAAATACGAAGTATGGCAAAGAAAGGCTGCCCAGAGGTTAAGGAGAGGGGTCCCGTCCATCCTGCTTGCCAGAAAGTTTAGGAGGCAGGTGGAGAAAATCCAAGGCGAGGAGCAAGCCAGCTTCCACCGGCCCCTCATGACCCTTCCCAGCAGATACCCTGCCATCCTTCCGCACGTTCAGATCAGCACGTCCCACAAATGA